Genomic DNA from Vagococcus luciliae:
GATTAACACCTGAAATGTTACCAATGATTGTGACAACTAACCTTGTAAAAGGTGCCTCAACAATGGCAAAAAAAGGTACTATCATCAAAAATTTAAACTCCATTCAAAATTTTGGTGCTATCGATGTGTTGTGTACAGATAAAACTGGAACATTAACACAAGACAAAATCATTCTAGAGTATCACTTGGACGTAGATGGAAAAGAAGATGACAGAGTTTTAAGGCATGCATTCTTTAATAGCTATTATCAAACAGGATTGAAAAACTTAATGGATAAAGCCATTATTGAATCAGCAGAAGAAGAATTAAACATGAATGTTAATGCGTATAAAAAAGTGGATGAAATTCCATTTGATTTTCAACGTCGTCGCATGAGCGTTGTGATTGAAGATGCATTTGGCAAAACGCAAATGATTACAAAAGGTGCCGTTGAAGAGATGCTTGAAGTATCAAGTTATGTTGACTACCGTGGTAGTGTGGTTCCTTTAACAGAAGACATCAAATCAACGATTCTAAAAACAGTCGATGAATTAAATGAGGACGGATTACGTGTGATTGCGGTCGCTCAAAAAACAAATCCAAGTGTGGTTGGTGAGTTTTCAGTAAAAGACGAAAGCGACATGGTATTAATTGGTTACCTTGCTTTCCTTGATCCACCAAAAGAAACAACAAAAGACGCTTTAAAAGCACTAAAAGAACATGGTGTTGGTGTTAAAGTATTAACAGGGGACAATGCTTTAGTCACTAAATCTGTTTGTAAACAAGTCGGATTAGAAGATGAAGAATTAATTACAGGAACTGAAATTTCTCGCATGAATGATGTTGAGTTGAAAGTGATTGCAGAAAAATTTAATATTTTCGTTAAGCTAACACCATCTCAAAAAACACGTTTAGTCCGTGTATTACGTGAAGCTGGGCATACAGTTGGTTTTATGGGTGATGGTATTAACGACGCACCAGCAATGAAAGAAGCAGATGTGGGAATATCTGTTGATACAGCCGTTGATATTGCTAAAGAAAGTGCAGATGTGATTTTGCTAGAAAAAGATTTAATGGTTCTAGAACGAGGTATCCTTGCAGGTCGTACAACATTTGGTAATATTATGAAATATGTCAAAATGACAGCTAGTTCAAACTTCGGTAATATGTTCTCAGTTGTTGTGGCAAGTATCTTCTTACCATTTTTACCAATGTTACCCTTACAATTACTATTTTTAAATTTGATTTATGATATTTCTTGTATGTCTATTCCTTGGGATAATATGGATGATGAGTATTTAGAAGAACCAAAAAAATGGGATGCTACACGCATTGGGTCATTTATGAAATGGCTTGGACCTACCAGTTCAGTGTTTGATATTACAACGTATGCTTTAATGTATTTTGTGATTTGTCCAGCAGTTGTGGGTGGTTCATATCATACATTAGGTGCTGAACAACAAGCGTTATTTATTGCAGTATTTCATGCAGGGTGGTTTGTTGAATCGTTATGGTCTCAAACACTAGTTATTCATACATTAAGAACACCAAAATTACCATTTATTCAAAGTAGAGCATCATTTATTTTAACAACGATTACGTCAATTGGTATTGCGATAGGTTCATTCTTACCATTTACAGCATTTGGTCAAGATTTAGGATTAATGCCATTGCCAGGAGAGTACTGGGGGTATCTAGCGCTTACGATTGTGGCCTACTTAATGCTAGTAATGGTGATAAAAAAAATCTATGTTAAACGTTTTGGGGAACTGTTATAATAATATTTTGAAAAGAAGCAAGTGAAAACTTGTTTCTTTTTTTTTTACACGCTAAAATAGATAAGTCGTAATATTTGTCAATTTAGACATTTTCACATAGTCTATAAGTAAAATGTAAAAGAAGGGTGGATAATTAGATGTATCAAGTTATTCAGACTTATAGTGAAGATGAGCCTTGGTGGTTTTTTGAAGAATGGGAAAAAAATATAAAATCAGAAGTGGTATTTGATAAGTTTCATGATGCAGAAAATGAATTCATGAAACAATATGATGACTTAAAAGAGCAATATGAAGAAGTAAAGTGCAAAAATCCTTATTTAGTCGCTTTTTGGAATGATGAAGAGTTTGTTTATTGCGAAGACTGTGATGATGATTTACAGGCATATAAAGGATTAATGCTTGTAAGTAACTACAAAAAAATTGATTTAGGAGATAATAATTTAGATGAAGCAATTGGTAATAGCAGAAAAACCAAGTGTTGCCAGAGATTTAGCAAAAGTACTAGGGGCAACTAAAAAAACAAAGAATTATATTGAAGGAGATAAAGTGATTATCACTTGGGCATTAGGTCATTTACTGGGCTTAAAAATGCCGGAAGACTATAATAAAGATTGGGCAGAGTGGAATATGAATACTCTACCTATGATTCCTAAACGTGTGGGGATTAAACCACTTCCTAAGACAAGACCACAATTAAAAGCCATTAGTCAATTAGCCAATCGAAAAGATGTATCTGAAGCAATTATAGCAACTGATGCAGGACGTGAAGGAGAGCTAGTTGCACGTTGGATTTTACAATATGTTAAATTTAAAAAACCTGTGAAGCGTTTATGGATTTCATCTCAAACAGATAAAGCCATTAAACAAGGATTTAAACAATTAAGACCAAGTAAAGAGTATGATAATTTATATTATTCAGCTGTCGCTCGTGCTGAAGCAGATTGGTTAGTAGGACTTAATGTTACACGTGCTTTAACAGTGAAATATAAAGATAGTTTATCAGCAGGTCGTGTTCAAACGCCAACACTTGCAATGGTTAGACAACAAGAAGAAGTTATTGAGAAATTTAAGCCAGAGACTTACTTTACATTAGATGCAGAGTATGATGGAGTGGTTGGCCATTTGGAATTAAAAAACCCACGTCAATTTAAGAAGCGTGAAGATTTGGAAACATTAGTCACTTCTTTTGATGGTAAATCATTAGTAGTAGATGATATAAAGGTGAAAGAAAAAACAGAGCACGCACCACTTCCATATGATTTAACAGAAATTCAACGTGAGGCCAATCAACGTTATCAATTTTCAGCTAAAAAAACGTTATCGATTATTCAACGACTTTATGAAATTCATAAAGTGGTTACTTATCCAAGAACAGATTCAAAACATTTAACGACTGATATGAAATCAACGATGAAAGAACGTTTGATTGCAGTGACACAAATGTCACCAGAACTAGTAAAACGTTTAGTTAAAGATGGAGCAGTAGTAAAACAGCAAAACGTATTCCAAAATGCAAAAGTGACCGATCATCATGGTTTGATTCCAACTGAACAATCAGCTCGACTTGAAAAATTAGATAATGATGAAATGAAAATCTATCGTATGATTGTGGAACGTTTCCTAGGACTATTTTTACCGCCATATAAAGTGTCTGTTGAAACAATTAGTACCAAAGTAGAACAATCAATTTTTATCTTTAAACAACAACGTGTCCTTGAGATGGGGTGGAGACAATCAGAAAATGTTGCAAAACAGTCTGTTGTATTTAAAAAAAGAATGGCGATTAAAGCAATTTATAAAATAAATAAACAACTAACAACACCTCCTAATCCCTTGTCAGAAGGAACGCTTTTAGGTAAGATGGAGAAACATAATCTAGGAACACCTGCAACACGTGCCGAGATTATAGAGAAGCTAATTAGTTCAGATTTAATTGAACGCCAAACTCATCGCTTAGTCGTGACGGCAAAAGGAAAACAATTATTACAGTTGGTTAATCCATCCCTTGTAACGCCAGAGTTAACACAAAAATGGGAACTGTCTTTAGAAAAAATAGCGAATGGTCAATTAAAACATCAATCTTTTATTAAAGATATTGAAAAAGAAACCACTCGTTTGGTTAAAGAGATTAAAATGAGTGAAGAAAAGTATGTGGATCATTCATTAACTAATAAAACATGCCCAGATTGTGGTAGTCAATTAAAAGAAAAAAATACACGAGATGGTAAAATTTATGTATGTAGTAGTGAAACCTGTCACTACAAACGTCGTAAAGATCCAAAGATATCCAATAAACGATGCCCACAATGTAAGAAAAAAATGATGATTTTAGAGAATAAGAATGGAGCATATTTCAAGTGTGGTGGCTGTCAATACACAGAAAAAATGCAAAAGGGCTCTAAAGGTAAGAAAAAAATCTCGAAACATGAAGAGAAAAAATTAATTAAGAAATATAATCAAACTGAAGAAATGGAAAGTCCATTAGCATTAGCATTAAAAGCAGCAATGAAAGAGGAATAAACAAAAAAAGGAATGACACAAGGTTTAATCGCCTTACTGTCATTCCTTTTTCTCATATGTTTAATACTTTGTTTAAGAAATCTTTTGTTCGTTCATGTTGAGGGTGTTCAAAGACTTGTTCTGGTGAGCCGTCTTCTAAGAAATTACCGCCATCTATGAACATTACCCGATTAGCTACTTCTTTAGCAAATCCCATTTCGTGGGTTACAATTACCATCGTCATTCCTTGGTTAGCTAATTCTTTCATAACGTTCAATACATCTCCAACCATCTCTGGGTCAAGAGCAGATGTTGGTTCATCAAAGAGCATAATATCAGGATTCATGGCTAATGCTCTAGCAATGGCGACACGCTGTTTTTGTCCACCTGATAAAGAGTCTGGATAGCTATCTTTTTTATCAGCTAAACCAACTGATTCAAGTAAACTAATTGCTTTTTCATTTGCTTCAGCTTTAGATAATTTACCCAAGTCAACAGGAGCAAGGGTTACATTTTCTAAAATGGTTAAATGAGGAAATAAATTGAAGTGTTGGAAAACCATCCCAATATGCTGACGTACTTTATTGATATTAGTATTTTTATCAGTTAGATTTGTACCATCAACAATAATATTTCCACTAGTAATTTCTTCCAATTGGTTTAAACAGCGAAGAAATGTACTTTTACCTGATCCAGATGGACCGATAATACAAACAACATCACCTTTTTTAATTGATACATTGATATCGTTTAGTACCGTGTGCTCATCATACTTTTTAACCAAATGTTCCACTAAAATTTTTTCAGCCATTTATTTCACCTTCTTTTCTAAAACTTTTGCTAATTTAGTTAGTGTTGTAATTAAAATTAAATAAATCAATGCGATTGTAAAGTAAACCATTGTACTTTGTAAATTCCTTGCTACGATAATCTTTCCAGCTTGTAATAATTCGATTAATCCAATGGCAGATAAAATTGTGGTATCTTTTAAAGAAATAACAAATTGATTAACAAATGATGGAATCATAATTTTAATTGCTTGTGGTAGTATAATTTTTTGCATCGCACGGTGGTAAGAAAGCCCTAGACTTCGAGAGGCTTCCATTTGACCGACAGGTACGGCATTAATACCTCCACGGACAATTTCAGATAGATAAGCACTGGAGTTAAGAGTTAAAGTAATGATACCAGCTAAAAAGACAGGAATATTAAAACCTAGTATACCTGGCATACCAAAGTAAATAAAGAAGGCTAGTACCATTAGCGGAATACCACGGATAATGTCAACATAGATTGTGGCAATGATTCTTAAAGCTTTAGAGGGAGAGACGCTAAATAATCCAATAATAATCCCAATAATTAAAGCTAAAATAAATGAGATTAAAGTTAATTTAATGGTCATCCATAATCCGTTTAATAAGCTTTTCCAGTTATTTTTAATCATACCAGCAAAACTTGTTTCATCTACTGCAGTTTCTTCAGTGCTTGTATCTTTACCTGATGAAATGTATTTGTTGATAATTTTATCGTACTCACCAGACGCTTTTAGATTTTTTAAACCTGCATTGAATTTTTCTAATAATTCTTGATTTTGTCCTTTTTTAACAGCAAATCCATAAGCACTACCTGTTTCTTTTTCGCCAACTAATTCTAATGCTTGCCCATTTGTAATGGCATATCCAAGTACTGGATAATCGTCAAAAATGGCGACTGTTTCACCGTTTTCTAGAGATTTGTAAAGGCCAGTTGCATCATCAAAATTTTTAATTGTGTAGCCATATTTTTTTTGGTTTTTTTCTAAGAAAGCAGCACTTTCGGTTCCAACTTTGGCAGCAACCGTTTTGCCTTTTAAATCATTATAACTTTTGA
This window encodes:
- a CDS encoding DNA topoisomerase 3, coding for MKQLVIAEKPSVARDLAKVLGATKKTKNYIEGDKVIITWALGHLLGLKMPEDYNKDWAEWNMNTLPMIPKRVGIKPLPKTRPQLKAISQLANRKDVSEAIIATDAGREGELVARWILQYVKFKKPVKRLWISSQTDKAIKQGFKQLRPSKEYDNLYYSAVARAEADWLVGLNVTRALTVKYKDSLSAGRVQTPTLAMVRQQEEVIEKFKPETYFTLDAEYDGVVGHLELKNPRQFKKREDLETLVTSFDGKSLVVDDIKVKEKTEHAPLPYDLTEIQREANQRYQFSAKKTLSIIQRLYEIHKVVTYPRTDSKHLTTDMKSTMKERLIAVTQMSPELVKRLVKDGAVVKQQNVFQNAKVTDHHGLIPTEQSARLEKLDNDEMKIYRMIVERFLGLFLPPYKVSVETISTKVEQSIFIFKQQRVLEMGWRQSENVAKQSVVFKKRMAIKAIYKINKQLTTPPNPLSEGTLLGKMEKHNLGTPATRAEIIEKLISSDLIERQTHRLVVTAKGKQLLQLVNPSLVTPELTQKWELSLEKIANGQLKHQSFIKDIEKETTRLVKEIKMSEEKYVDHSLTNKTCPDCGSQLKEKNTRDGKIYVCSSETCHYKRRKDPKISNKRCPQCKKKMMILENKNGAYFKCGGCQYTEKMQKGSKGKKKISKHEEKKLIKKYNQTEEMESPLALALKAAMKEE
- a CDS encoding amino acid ABC transporter ATP-binding protein, with protein sequence MAEKILVEHLVKKYDEHTVLNDINVSIKKGDVVCIIGPSGSGKSTFLRCLNQLEEITSGNIIVDGTNLTDKNTNINKVRQHIGMVFQHFNLFPHLTILENVTLAPVDLGKLSKAEANEKAISLLESVGLADKKDSYPDSLSGGQKQRVAIARALAMNPDIMLFDEPTSALDPEMVGDVLNVMKELANQGMTMVIVTHEMGFAKEVANRVMFIDGGNFLEDGSPEQVFEHPQHERTKDFLNKVLNI
- a CDS encoding DUF1033 family protein; the protein is MYQVIQTYSEDEPWWFFEEWEKNIKSEVVFDKFHDAENEFMKQYDDLKEQYEEVKCKNPYLVAFWNDEEFVYCEDCDDDLQAYKGLMLVSNYKKIDLGDNNLDEAIGNSRKTKCCQRFSKSTRGN
- a CDS encoding amino acid ABC transporter substrate-binding protein/permease, coding for MKNKYSLFSFIALLTSIIILAFGVNVKAEEKTYTIGTDLTFAPFEYQNSSGTYIGIDVDLINAIAKDQGFKVDLKPLGFDSAVQAVQSKQVDGMVAGMSITDERKKSFDFSDPYFDSGISMAVKKGNTSIKSYNDLKGKTVAAKVGTESAAFLEKNQKKYGYTIKNFDDATGLYKSLENGETVAIFDDYPVLGYAITNGQALELVGEKETGSAYGFAVKKGQNQELLEKFNAGLKNLKASGEYDKIINKYISSGKDTSTEETAVDETSFAGMIKNNWKSLLNGLWMTIKLTLISFILALIIGIIIGLFSVSPSKALRIIATIYVDIIRGIPLMVLAFFIYFGMPGILGFNIPVFLAGIITLTLNSSAYLSEIVRGGINAVPVGQMEASRSLGLSYHRAMQKIILPQAIKIMIPSFVNQFVISLKDTTILSAIGLIELLQAGKIIVARNLQSTMVYFTIALIYLILITTLTKLAKVLEKKVK
- the mgtA gene encoding magnesium-translocating P-type ATPase, with amino-acid sequence MEKKEAVNYKFFAQTSVDKLFSTFKTSLSGINNNEAEVLRDEYGENVISHKKKTPFIVEVLKAYFTPFTTVLLALAIISFITDYVIVPTDERDLTGVLIIVAMVVLSGTMTLIQSVKSNNAAEKLSNMVKVTATVLRKGEEVELPIEEIVCGDIIKLSAGDMLPADVRLIRTKDLFVSQAAMTGESYPVEKKDTFSMSQKDAETDYENIAFMGSNVVSGSAIGLVIAVGNGTLFGQIAKDVSEKHTITSFDVGISKTSWLLIRFMMVMAPTVFLINGLTKGDWLEAFLFGLSVAVGLTPEMLPMIVTTNLVKGASTMAKKGTIIKNLNSIQNFGAIDVLCTDKTGTLTQDKIILEYHLDVDGKEDDRVLRHAFFNSYYQTGLKNLMDKAIIESAEEELNMNVNAYKKVDEIPFDFQRRRMSVVIEDAFGKTQMITKGAVEEMLEVSSYVDYRGSVVPLTEDIKSTILKTVDELNEDGLRVIAVAQKTNPSVVGEFSVKDESDMVLIGYLAFLDPPKETTKDALKALKEHGVGVKVLTGDNALVTKSVCKQVGLEDEELITGTEISRMNDVELKVIAEKFNIFVKLTPSQKTRLVRVLREAGHTVGFMGDGINDAPAMKEADVGISVDTAVDIAKESADVILLEKDLMVLERGILAGRTTFGNIMKYVKMTASSNFGNMFSVVVASIFLPFLPMLPLQLLFLNLIYDISCMSIPWDNMDDEYLEEPKKWDATRIGSFMKWLGPTSSVFDITTYALMYFVICPAVVGGSYHTLGAEQQALFIAVFHAGWFVESLWSQTLVIHTLRTPKLPFIQSRASFILTTITSIGIAIGSFLPFTAFGQDLGLMPLPGEYWGYLALTIVAYLMLVMVIKKIYVKRFGELL